From a single Brassica rapa cultivar Chiifu-401-42 chromosome A01, CAAS_Brap_v3.01, whole genome shotgun sequence genomic region:
- the LOC103834113 gene encoding CBL-interacting serine/threonine-protein kinase 7 has protein sequence MDSLPQPQNQSSPAKILLGKYELGRRLGSGSFAKVHLARSIETNELVAVKIIDKKKTIDSNMEPRIIREIDAMRRLRDHPNILKIHEVMATKSKIYIVMELASGGELFSKLLRRGRLPESTARRYFQQLASALQFSHRDGVAHRDVKPQNLLLDREGNLKVSDFGLSALPEHLQNGLLHTACGTPAYTAPEVISRRGYDGAKADAWSCGVILFVLLVGEVPFDDSNIASMYRKIQRRDYKFPSWISKQAKSIIYQMLDPNPVTRMGIETVMKTAWFKKSLETSQFNFESEPVLEKSSSITAFDLISLSSGLDLSGLFESKKKRERRFTAKVSAVEVEEKAKAVGERLGYAVRKTKKEVVLGSGRTAIAVEAVELAVGVVVVEVKVVDGEEGESRWSDLITELEVIVLSWHNDVM, from the coding sequence ATGGACTCTCTTCCTCAGCCGCAAAACCAGTCATCTCCGGCGAAAATCCTCCTGGGGAAATACGAACTCGGTCGCCGTCTCGGCAGCGGAAGCTTCGCCAAAGTCCATTTGGCTCGCTCCATCGAAACCAACGAGCTCGTCGCCGTTAAAATCATTGACAAGAAGAAGACCATCGACTCCAACATGGAGCCGAGAATAATCCGTGAGATCGACGCGATGCGCCGTCTCCGCGACCATCCCAACATCCTCAAGATCCACGAAGTCATGGCTACCAAATCCAAGATCTACATCGTCATGGAACTCGCCTCCGGCGGCGAGCTCTTCTCCAAACTCCTCCGCCGCGGCCGCCTCCCCGAATCCACAGCGCGTCGCTACTTCCAGCAGCTCGCCTCCGCGCTTCAGTTCTCTCACCGAGACGGCGTGGCTCACCGCGACGTGAAGCCGCAGAATCTCCTCCTCGACAGGGAAGGGAACCTCAAGGTCTCCGACTTCGGCTTATCCGCCTTGCCGGAGCATCTCCAAAACGGATTGCTCCACACGGCGTGCGGTACGCCGGCTTACACGGCTCCGGAGGTTATATCGCGGCGAGGATACGACGGAGCGAAGGCTGACGCGTGGTCTTGCGGTGTGATCCTGTTCGTTCTTCTCGTCGGAGAGGTTCCTTTCGACGATTCGAACATTGCTTCCATGTATCGGAAGATTCAAAGGCGAGATTATAAGTTCCCGAGCTGGATCTCGAAACAAGCTAAATCGATTATCTATCAGATGCTTGATCCCAATCCTGTTACGAGGATGGGGATAGAGACGGTTATGAAAACCGCCTGGTTCAAGAAATCTCTAGAGACTTCTCAATTCAATTTCGAATCCGAACCGGTTTTGGAGAAATCGAGTTCGATCACTGCTTTTGATCTGATCTCGCTTTCGTCGGGGCTAGATCTCTCCGGTTTGTTTGAGagtaagaagaagagagagaggaggTTCACGGCGAAGGTTTCAGCCGTGGAGGTGGAGGAGAAAGCGAAGGCGGTTGGGGAGAGATTAGGTTATGCAGTGAGGAAGACGAAGAAAGAAGTTGTATTAGGAAGTGGAAGAACGGCGATTGCTGTGGAGGCGGTGGAGTTAGCTGTGGGTGTTGTGGTGGTTGAAGTGAAAGTTGTTGACGGAGAAGAAGGTGAGTCACGGTGGTCTGATTTGATAACAGAGCTTGAAGTTATAGTTCTCTCGTGGCACAATGACGTCATGTAA